One region of Ferrovum sp. JA12 genomic DNA includes:
- the lptF gene encoding LPS export ABC transporter permease LptF, which yields MIFNQVFRREFSQTALMALLVLVAILFTVTVVKLLGLAAGGELSGDAVAAMVGFGILTYLPVILSAAVFTAVLMTLTRAYRDSEMIIWLASGLSLSRFLVPVLSFAMPMALIVSLMSIVVSPWAMGQRAVYQKRLDSQDDTSQITPGVFRESKQSDQVFFVDSINTNKKDVSNVFVQSVQDNKVGVIAAEKGFVTTKANGDRFVILQKGRRYEGKPGTANYNLVDFDEAQLRIQEKASGQTSLSVKSMPFGQLIVKPTLEQWSELHWRIGLPISLIVLCIFAIPLSYINTRAGRSANMVFALLAYMIYYNTMGIGQSWIVQGKVSPWIGIWPIHLAFFIIALFLLIKRQWLWTFKRLIISQKKITQ from the coding sequence GTGATATTTAATCAAGTTTTTCGTCGTGAGTTCAGTCAAACAGCACTAATGGCTTTACTGGTACTTGTGGCTATTTTATTTACTGTAACAGTAGTAAAGCTACTTGGACTAGCTGCTGGAGGCGAACTATCAGGTGACGCGGTTGCAGCCATGGTAGGTTTTGGTATCCTGACCTATCTGCCTGTGATCTTGTCAGCCGCCGTCTTTACGGCAGTATTAATGACTTTAACACGGGCTTACAGAGACTCTGAAATGATTATATGGCTGGCATCTGGTTTAAGCTTGAGTCGGTTTTTGGTACCAGTGTTGTCTTTTGCTATGCCCATGGCTCTTATTGTTTCATTAATGAGTATAGTTGTTTCGCCCTGGGCTATGGGGCAAAGAGCCGTTTATCAGAAACGGCTTGATTCACAGGACGATACCTCACAAATTACTCCTGGTGTATTCAGAGAATCTAAACAATCGGATCAAGTTTTTTTTGTTGATTCAATCAATACTAATAAAAAAGATGTATCTAATGTTTTTGTTCAATCTGTCCAAGACAATAAAGTGGGTGTCATCGCTGCTGAAAAAGGTTTTGTGACTACAAAAGCCAATGGTGATCGTTTCGTGATTCTTCAAAAGGGTCGTCGTTATGAGGGGAAGCCTGGTACGGCAAATTATAACTTGGTTGATTTTGATGAGGCACAACTCAGAATTCAAGAGAAAGCATCAGGGCAGACTTCATTGTCAGTTAAGTCTATGCCATTTGGTCAACTTATAGTAAAGCCAACCTTGGAACAATGGAGCGAACTTCACTGGCGTATTGGTCTTCCAATAAGCTTAATCGTATTGTGTATTTTTGCTATACCTTTATCTTACATTAATACTCGAGCCGGTCGTTCAGCAAATATGGTTTTTGCGTTGTTAGCTTATATGATTTATTACAATACGATGGGTATTGGCCAATCTTGGATTGTGCAGGGGAAGGTTTCGCCCTGGATTGGTATTTGGCCAATACATTTAGCTTTTTTCATTATAGCGTTGTTTTTACTGATCAAAAGGCAATGGTTATGGACCTTTAAACGATTAATTATTAGTCAGAAAAAAATAACCCAATGA
- a CDS encoding serine hydrolase domain-containing protein produces MIKRIRAIIAVALLITLTTTYAEAINPKALGFSKKGLEKITRVYEDEVKEGHIPGAVILIKRYGKIVYAEAIGYQNKSKNISMKRNNIFRNYSMTKPFIAVATMQLMEQGKLTLADPVSKFIPELKDMKVAIEVKEGDKITYKLVPARREIQIIDLLRHTSGIVYGEITKNKLLQEAYKQQELVNEHLAYDVRSLTPEQEITAFSKVPLSTEPGTNWEYSLSVDLLGRIVEKVSGQRLSDYLKQNIFTPLNMVDTGFYITENNLSRLAEPLSIDPFTHQPIHLIDVSEQPANDSGGAGSVTTADDYLNFATMMLDLGSVNHQHILSPASIKLMTSDQLGNRTTLPYSPGQLLMGIDGYTFGLGFMVRKENGLAGVLGSKGEYMWAGAAGTFFWVEPEKDLAVVVMTQVPGPVRPYYRRLIKDLVDSALIN; encoded by the coding sequence ATGATTAAGCGTATACGAGCTATTATAGCAGTTGCCCTACTGATAACGTTGACAACTACTTATGCAGAAGCTATCAATCCAAAGGCTTTAGGTTTTTCTAAAAAGGGTTTAGAAAAAATCACTCGTGTTTATGAAGACGAAGTAAAAGAAGGCCATATTCCCGGTGCTGTAATTCTTATTAAAAGATACGGAAAAATTGTGTACGCTGAAGCCATCGGATATCAAAATAAATCTAAAAATATTTCTATGAAGCGAAATAATATTTTTAGAAATTATTCAATGACTAAACCTTTTATTGCAGTGGCTACAATGCAATTAATGGAGCAAGGTAAGCTAACCTTGGCCGACCCAGTATCAAAATTCATACCAGAATTAAAGGATATGAAAGTAGCCATTGAAGTGAAAGAGGGAGACAAAATAACTTATAAACTTGTGCCAGCCCGCAGAGAAATTCAAATCATTGATCTCTTACGCCATACATCGGGGATTGTTTATGGTGAAATTACAAAAAATAAATTACTTCAAGAGGCATATAAACAACAAGAATTGGTTAACGAACACTTGGCCTATGATGTTCGTAGTTTAACCCCAGAACAAGAGATAACGGCTTTTTCTAAAGTTCCACTTAGCACGGAGCCAGGTACCAATTGGGAGTACAGTTTGTCTGTAGACTTGCTTGGAAGAATTGTTGAGAAGGTGTCTGGCCAGAGATTGAGTGATTATCTTAAACAGAATATTTTTACCCCATTAAATATGGTGGATACTGGATTTTATATTACTGAAAATAATTTATCCCGTTTAGCAGAACCCCTCTCTATAGACCCGTTTACACATCAACCTATCCATTTAATTGACGTTTCGGAACAGCCTGCTAACGATTCTGGAGGGGCAGGATCTGTAACTACCGCTGATGACTATTTAAATTTTGCGACAATGATGCTTGATCTAGGTAGTGTTAATCACCAACATATTTTATCGCCCGCTTCAATTAAATTAATGACATCAGACCAACTTGGTAATAGAACTACTTTACCCTACAGCCCAGGGCAACTACTCATGGGGATAGATGGTTATACCTTTGGTTTGGGTTTTATGGTTCGAAAAGAAAATGGACTGGCCGGAGTATTGGGTAGTAAAGGAGAGTATATGTGGGCTGGTGCAGCCGGGACTTTTTTCTGGGTTGAACCAGAAAAAGACTTAGCAGTTGTTGTGATGACCCAAGTGCCTGGGCCAGTAAGGCCTTACTACAGACGTTTGATTAAGGATTTAGTTGATTCTGCTTTGATTAATTAA
- a CDS encoding 3'-5' exonuclease produces the protein MDINTALNIIKNNPDYRVLTRLKIENLHQFEIAPTGEPLGRLAVIDTETTGLKVDDGDRIIDLSIATCEYGKNSGHLYRVINRYDSLEDPEFPIPPEVTKLTGITDEMVKNKRIEESKIDEVLDGVNLIICHNASFDRGFLEARYPLFTQMHFGCSLNEISWDIWATKSSKLDYLGFRFNLFHDAHRAKADVDMLMMLLSQPTPDQSATALSILIASARKKIWHIQAIDLPFDNKHLAKARGYKWFEGSETVKKSWYIQVEDLDTELEFLKEVGCKHPMFTPITAKERYKPLKEIMQRLNRK, from the coding sequence GTGGATATCAACACTGCACTAAATATTATTAAAAATAATCCAGATTATCGTGTGTTAACACGCTTAAAAATTGAAAATTTACATCAATTTGAGATAGCCCCAACAGGTGAGCCCTTAGGCCGATTAGCAGTCATTGATACAGAAACAACCGGTTTAAAAGTAGATGATGGGGACAGAATCATCGATTTATCTATAGCCACCTGCGAATACGGTAAGAATAGCGGACATTTATATCGTGTTATTAATAGATATGACAGTTTAGAGGATCCTGAATTCCCCATTCCACCAGAAGTAACTAAATTAACTGGCATTACAGATGAAATGGTCAAGAATAAAAGAATTGAGGAATCTAAAATTGATGAAGTGTTAGATGGAGTCAATTTAATTATTTGCCACAATGCCAGTTTTGATAGGGGTTTTTTAGAAGCACGATATCCGTTATTCACACAAATGCATTTTGGTTGTTCACTTAATGAAATTTCTTGGGACATTTGGGCCACTAAAAGTAGCAAGCTAGACTATCTTGGCTTTCGGTTTAATTTATTTCATGATGCTCACAGGGCAAAAGCAGATGTGGATATGCTGATGATGTTACTGAGTCAACCTACCCCCGATCAAAGTGCTACAGCCTTATCTATATTAATTGCTTCTGCCCGAAAAAAAATATGGCATATACAAGCAATCGATCTTCCATTTGATAACAAACATCTCGCCAAAGCTCGAGGTTATAAATGGTTTGAAGGGTCAGAGACTGTTAAAAAATCTTGGTATATTCAAGTTGAAGACTTGGACACAGAATTAGAGTTTTTAAAAGAAGTAGGTTGTAAACATCCCATGTTTACCCCCATCACTGCTAAAGAGAGATATAAACCACTCAAAGAGATCATGCAACGCTTAAATAGAAAGTGA
- a CDS encoding TonB-dependent receptor — protein sequence MYSGYFIPLTDRVRSVLACVLLVSTFPVFADNQNSSAPLQIDPVIVTADLIPTPSSQVIQDHVFISNEQIRAAGQQSLAELLQQQAGFQIASYGDSGNIASVFTRGTNGNHTLLLVDGVRVELTSTGGGIWNAIPLSMIDHIEVVYGPESIYYGSDAVGGVVQIFTKEGKGAPKVSAMSGYGSYGTSMSSASISGSTDAEHNTKFSFGVSQENSSGYNTIGNNFSRLYPPAIDGAYPTGATGYQRMGAYGNLEQTIGIGQEIGMRLLASKNTYGFPSAVYNYNTNTYSSEFDNNINTLINVAIYSNNQINDNWLSNFQIALSSNYAKFLTSLSNDQTYTPTYDYRWQNSFALGQDQLQIITEHRSEYLNATYSTVTDGCSICNQNLSRSVDSLATIYHLKRSLHTLDVGIRSDGYSGYGSKLTGSATYGYQVSESIKPILVWAAHLVNRRLISFTIRIVVILIYPLNIVRILNGD from the coding sequence ATGTATTCTGGTTATTTTATACCTCTTACGGATAGGGTAAGAAGTGTATTGGCATGTGTTTTATTGGTTTCAACTTTTCCTGTTTTTGCAGATAATCAAAATAGCAGTGCTCCTTTGCAAATAGACCCAGTGATAGTCACTGCAGATCTTATTCCCACACCTAGCTCTCAAGTGATACAAGATCATGTGTTTATCAGTAATGAACAAATTCGTGCTGCTGGCCAACAAAGTTTGGCTGAATTACTGCAACAGCAAGCAGGATTTCAGATTGCCTCCTATGGCGACTCAGGTAATATTGCATCTGTATTTACCCGCGGAACTAACGGTAACCACACTTTGCTTCTTGTGGATGGAGTCCGGGTAGAGCTAACCAGTACTGGTGGGGGTATTTGGAATGCTATCCCATTGTCAATGATTGATCATATTGAGGTGGTTTACGGACCTGAAAGCATCTACTACGGCTCTGATGCGGTGGGAGGCGTGGTCCAAATCTTCACGAAAGAAGGTAAGGGTGCACCGAAGGTGAGTGCTATGTCTGGCTACGGCAGTTATGGAACCAGTATGTCCAGCGCATCAATAAGTGGATCAACAGATGCTGAACACAACACAAAATTCTCGTTTGGTGTGTCTCAGGAAAATTCATCAGGTTATAACACTATCGGAAATAACTTTTCAAGATTATATCCTCCAGCTATAGATGGAGCATATCCAACAGGCGCGACTGGCTATCAGAGAATGGGTGCATATGGTAATTTGGAACAAACGATTGGTATAGGCCAGGAGATTGGTATGCGCTTACTTGCTTCAAAAAATACCTACGGCTTTCCAAGCGCGGTTTATAACTACAATACCAATACTTATTCCTCAGAATTCGATAATAATATCAATACGTTGATTAATGTGGCTATTTATAGTAACAATCAGATAAACGATAATTGGTTAAGTAATTTTCAAATTGCTTTGTCCTCAAATTACGCAAAGTTTTTAACTTCTTTATCAAATGATCAAACTTATACGCCCACTTACGACTATCGATGGCAAAATAGTTTTGCTTTGGGTCAGGATCAATTACAGATCATTACGGAACATCGAAGTGAATACCTCAATGCAACATATAGCACTGTCACAGATGGATGCTCCATATGTAATCAAAACCTGTCAAGAAGCGTAGATTCATTGGCAACCATTTACCATTTAAAAAGAAGTCTCCATACGTTGGATGTGGGTATCAGAAGTGATGGTTATTCCGGTTATGGGTCCAAATTAACTGGAAGCGCTACTTATGGTTATCAAGTATCCGAATCAATAAAACCCATCTTGGTGTGGGCAGCGCATTTAGTGAACCGACGTTTGATCAGCTTTACTATCCGTATAGTGGTAATCCTAATTTATCCCCTGAATATAGTAAGAATATTGAATGGGGATTAA
- a CDS encoding TonB-dependent receptor domain-containing protein — MGSAFSEPTFDQLYYPYSGNPNLSPEYSKNIEWGLNYDDHHQAFGIVIYQNDISNLIQSDPSTFISYNIGKVRIQGMTLTAQKYIGYFNIHGSLDLLNPVDRNTDLALPLRAEEVGRIGADYAFKKIKLGANIIASSKRYATDSISNSVYLVNGQFPIAGYQMLSLNGSYQLTKRWSVFGRWDNVTNMPYQLQYGYNTPGSNVFFGVRYDQ, encoded by the coding sequence GTGGGCAGCGCATTTAGTGAACCGACGTTTGATCAGCTTTACTATCCGTATAGTGGTAATCCTAATTTATCCCCTGAATATAGTAAGAATATTGAATGGGGATTAAATTATGATGATCATCATCAAGCCTTTGGAATCGTCATTTACCAGAATGATATTTCAAATCTGATACAGTCTGATCCGTCTACTTTTATTTCTTATAATATTGGAAAAGTAAGAATCCAAGGTATGACATTAACAGCTCAAAAGTATATTGGATATTTCAACATACATGGCTCTTTGGATTTGTTAAATCCAGTTGATCGAAATACTGATTTAGCACTTCCTTTAAGGGCTGAAGAAGTAGGTCGTATCGGAGCTGACTATGCATTCAAAAAAATTAAATTAGGAGCAAATATCATCGCTTCGAGTAAAAGATATGCTACAGACTCAATTAGCAATAGTGTATATCTTGTTAACGGACAATTCCCGATAGCGGGTTATCAAATGTTAAGCTTAAATGGTTCTTATCAATTGACTAAGCGATGGTCTGTGTTTGGACGTTGGGATAACGTAACAAACATGCCTTACCAATTACAATATGGTTATAACACACCCGGTTCTAATGTGTTTTTTGGTGTGCGGTACGACCAATGA
- a CDS encoding DUF1289 domain-containing protein: MSANPISSPCVNICQTDSVTGVCLGCGRTLQEITDWMNLNDEEKKRVIAQSQNRLNDLLFN; this comes from the coding sequence ATGAGTGCCAACCCAATTTCCTCCCCTTGCGTGAATATTTGCCAAACAGATTCTGTAACAGGAGTTTGTTTGGGTTGTGGTAGAACCTTACAAGAAATTACAGATTGGATGAATTTAAATGATGAGGAGAAAAAGAGAGTTATTGCTCAATCACAAAATCGTTTGAATGATCTTCTGTTTAATTAA
- a CDS encoding exonuclease domain-containing protein, giving the protein MSQIWQNNIICIDLETTGANPIKDRITEIGIVELLPDGSISEWQTLINPETSIPPFISRLTGISNEMVRSAPLFSEIASALLEQLKGKYFVAHNVRFDYAFIKQEFLKCGMSFKENTLCTVRLSRQLYPEHIKHNLDSLIQRLGLTIQDRHRALTDARVVADFLLHVRKSFPAETYNKAIQKITKKPSLPPAIEEGFIDSIPEKTGVYLFYGENNLPLYIGKSINLKERILSHFNSDHKHHKELRLSQQVKYIEYRETCGELGALLLEAKLIKELKPIHNHRLRRQQQLCTWQLINHSNQYTLSLRNTDELNFLESDTYFGVFQSRKKAIDTLHAIADAHGMCLALLGIESHTKGKACFRSQINKCHGACCGKEELAHHQLKVLIALEKIRLKNWKWHGCIAIKEHNNDSSEYHLIHQWGYYGTYRTYQELLDAMSTTQEPLFDFDIYKILIKFIFKSAEIIVLPSKNSLIN; this is encoded by the coding sequence ATGAGTCAAATCTGGCAGAACAATATTATCTGTATAGATCTCGAAACAACAGGAGCCAATCCTATTAAGGATAGGATTACAGAAATCGGTATTGTAGAATTACTGCCGGATGGTTCAATTAGTGAGTGGCAAACACTGATTAATCCTGAGACATCTATTCCTCCTTTCATCTCTCGATTAACGGGTATTTCTAACGAAATGGTGAGGTCTGCACCATTGTTTTCAGAGATTGCCAGTGCCTTACTAGAACAACTAAAAGGAAAATATTTTGTTGCGCATAATGTACGGTTTGATTATGCCTTTATTAAACAGGAATTCTTAAAGTGTGGCATGTCTTTTAAAGAAAATACTCTTTGCACTGTTCGGTTATCACGACAGCTCTATCCTGAGCATATAAAACATAATTTAGATAGCCTCATTCAACGTCTTGGCTTGACTATTCAAGACAGGCATCGCGCACTCACTGATGCAAGAGTCGTCGCTGATTTTTTATTGCACGTAAGAAAAAGCTTTCCTGCGGAAACATATAACAAAGCCATCCAGAAAATCACCAAAAAACCTTCACTCCCCCCTGCCATTGAAGAGGGTTTTATCGACAGCATTCCAGAAAAAACAGGCGTTTATTTGTTTTATGGTGAAAATAATCTACCACTTTATATTGGAAAAAGTATTAATTTAAAAGAGCGAATCCTCTCACATTTTAATTCAGATCACAAACATCACAAGGAATTAAGACTATCTCAACAAGTCAAATATATTGAGTATCGTGAAACATGTGGAGAATTAGGGGCTTTGTTATTAGAAGCAAAACTCATTAAAGAGCTTAAACCCATACATAATCATCGACTAAGACGTCAACAACAACTTTGTACTTGGCAACTAATTAACCATAGCAATCAATATACTCTATCCCTCAGAAATACCGATGAGCTCAATTTTTTAGAATCTGATACCTATTTCGGTGTTTTCCAAAGCAGAAAAAAAGCTATCGATACACTCCATGCGATTGCCGACGCACATGGTATGTGTCTTGCCTTATTGGGAATAGAAAGCCACACAAAGGGGAAAGCCTGCTTTCGTTCACAGATCAATAAATGCCATGGCGCTTGCTGTGGCAAGGAAGAATTGGCTCATCATCAATTAAAGGTATTGATCGCTCTTGAAAAAATTAGGTTAAAAAATTGGAAATGGCATGGATGCATAGCTATAAAAGAGCATAACAATGATTCCAGTGAGTACCATTTAATTCATCAGTGGGGATACTATGGGACCTATCGCACCTATCAAGAGTTATTAGATGCGATGTCTACAACACAAGAGCCTTTATTTGATTTTGATATTTATAAGATATTAATTAAATTTATTTTCAAATCGGCAGAAATTATTGTGCTACCTAGCAAAAACTCCTTGATTAATTAA
- a CDS encoding peroxiredoxin: MKLLLLTLSLFVGLALVFSKSASASDLPTVGQVAPDFKVIDQHNQLQSLANYRGKWIVLYFYPKDETPGCTTEACAYRDDFNQVKKMDGVILGVSIDDASSHAEFAANHHLPFPLLADKDGSISRSYGSERSLLGYKIAKRNTFIIDPKGNIAKVYESVDAGENPKEVIADLRQMIEKK; this comes from the coding sequence ATGAAGTTATTATTATTAACATTAAGCTTATTTGTGGGTCTTGCCTTGGTATTTTCGAAATCAGCCTCAGCCAGTGATCTACCAACAGTGGGACAGGTAGCGCCTGATTTTAAAGTGATAGATCAACATAACCAACTGCAAAGCCTCGCCAATTACCGTGGTAAATGGATAGTCTTATATTTTTATCCTAAGGATGAAACACCTGGATGTACAACAGAAGCATGCGCTTACCGTGATGACTTTAATCAGGTTAAAAAAATGGACGGGGTCATTCTTGGTGTCAGCATTGACGATGCATCAAGTCACGCAGAGTTCGCGGCCAACCACCACCTACCTTTCCCTTTATTAGCCGATAAAGATGGAAGCATTTCTCGTTCTTATGGTTCAGAAAGAAGTCTATTGGGCTATAAAATAGCCAAAAGAAATACTTTTATCATAGATCCCAAGGGTAATATTGCGAAAGTGTATGAAAGTGTTGACGCAGGAGAAAACCCTAAAGAGGTCATCGCTGATTTACGACAAATGATAGAAAAAAAATAA
- a CDS encoding oxygenase MpaB family protein, whose protein sequence is MWDEIIRQTIRGTIKSSSTAEDFLTPNGDQGLFGPSSVIWQVHADFIVMMIGGISSLIMQALQPQTMAGVWDHSSFREDLQGRLGRTAQFIACTTYGPKDMALSAIERVKHIHRTVTGVDQHNTPYRADDPHLLKWVHMTESLCFLNSHLRYRDPNMTIVQQNQYYREIALIGEMLGAKELPKDIDSIQRNINEYRHELRMSKRVETVIDLLHHFPTKPMGKPLLSIIVKAGFYNLPNWVFPIIGISAPTQLNRKILDTSIQIIAKPVRYALRNGIAAHSYRRLGLEAPWMN, encoded by the coding sequence ATGTGGGATGAAATAATCCGGCAAACAATTAGAGGAACCATAAAATCCTCTTCCACAGCAGAAGATTTCCTCACTCCAAACGGTGATCAAGGTTTATTCGGACCATCTAGTGTCATTTGGCAAGTTCATGCAGATTTTATTGTCATGATGATAGGAGGTATAAGCTCTCTCATCATGCAAGCACTTCAACCTCAGACCATGGCTGGGGTATGGGACCATTCTTCTTTTCGTGAAGATTTGCAGGGTCGTCTTGGCCGAACAGCTCAATTTATTGCGTGTACCACTTACGGCCCAAAAGATATGGCCTTGTCTGCTATAGAACGGGTAAAACATATACATCGCACAGTAACAGGAGTTGATCAACACAACACACCCTATCGTGCTGATGACCCTCATTTGCTGAAGTGGGTTCACATGACTGAAAGCTTATGTTTCCTAAATAGTCACCTTAGATATCGCGATCCTAATATGACTATCGTCCAACAAAACCAGTACTATAGAGAAATAGCTTTAATTGGAGAAATGTTAGGTGCAAAAGAACTACCGAAGGATATCGACTCTATCCAAAGAAACATTAATGAATATCGACACGAGCTTAGAATGAGTAAGCGAGTTGAGACCGTCATTGATTTATTGCATCACTTCCCAACCAAGCCAATGGGTAAACCATTGTTAAGTATAATTGTTAAAGCGGGATTTTATAATCTGCCTAACTGGGTATTTCCTATTATTGGAATATCTGCCCCCACTCAGTTAAACAGAAAAATTTTAGACACATCAATTCAAATCATAGCAAAACCTGTTCGTTATGCGCTAAGAAATGGCATTGCAGCCCACTCCTACAGGCGCCTTGGTTTAGAGGCACCATGGATGAACTAA
- a CDS encoding TIGR02450 family Trp-rich protein has product MANPVNAKKLLLSKWTSVHPYNKEKHHLVVKVIYNKDLPTIPQTIIMEAIINHRQWTMDWQELIDSDRWQPGWQ; this is encoded by the coding sequence ATGGCTAATCCGGTTAATGCAAAAAAACTCCTATTAAGCAAATGGACTTCTGTCCACCCATATAATAAAGAAAAACATCATTTAGTCGTTAAAGTCATTTACAATAAAGATCTACCCACCATCCCTCAAACCATTATCATGGAAGCGATCATTAATCATCGACAATGGACAATGGATTGGCAAGAATTAATAGACAGTGATCGTTGGCAACCCGGGTGGCAATAA
- a CDS encoding sulfite exporter TauE/SafE family protein codes for MQNIYLITTLGGATGLILGLTGAGGGIIATPLLVLFLNLNVVSAAPLSLLGVAAAAWVGMIIGLRQGIVRYRAAFLITAIALLITPLGIEVAQLIPKIYLKLIFVILLLYQAYRYIIIKSISTDQEFPCQINEKTGRFNWNVKCLITMVKLGGVLGLASGLLGVGGGFVLVPALKKHTPLNIHSITSTSLMVLAIVSTGSVLQWSLVGNFNSHLALPFLVGALITMAIGRLIAPKINEIFLRRLFGFICLISALSLTIQLIHHHG; via the coding sequence ATGCAAAACATCTATTTAATTACAACTCTTGGCGGGGCCACGGGCCTCATTTTAGGCTTAACGGGCGCTGGTGGTGGAATCATCGCAACACCCTTATTGGTATTATTCTTAAACCTTAATGTAGTCAGTGCAGCCCCGCTGTCTTTATTAGGTGTGGCCGCAGCAGCTTGGGTAGGTATGATAATTGGGTTAAGGCAGGGCATAGTTCGTTATCGAGCCGCGTTTCTCATTACAGCCATCGCTCTATTAATCACTCCATTAGGAATAGAAGTAGCCCAACTCATACCAAAAATCTACTTAAAATTAATTTTTGTTATACTCTTATTGTACCAAGCATATCGTTACATAATCATTAAGTCGATTAGCACTGACCAAGAATTCCCCTGTCAAATTAATGAAAAAACAGGACGGTTTAATTGGAACGTTAAGTGCCTCATTACCATGGTTAAATTAGGGGGCGTATTGGGTCTCGCTTCTGGTTTGTTAGGTGTTGGTGGTGGTTTTGTCCTTGTTCCAGCCTTAAAAAAACATACCCCACTTAATATTCACTCTATTACCTCCACATCGCTCATGGTACTTGCGATAGTATCCACCGGAAGCGTTCTGCAGTGGAGTCTAGTGGGTAATTTTAACAGCCACCTTGCCCTTCCATTTCTAGTAGGAGCGTTAATAACAATGGCGATAGGAAGATTAATAGCCCCCAAAATCAATGAAATATTTTTAAGACGATTATTTGGTTTTATTTGTTTAATTAGTGCCTTAAGTTTAACTATACAATTGATACATCACCATGGCTAA
- a CDS encoding ArsR/SmtB family transcription factor, giving the protein MEKIDFELMYEAAGRATQLLKVLSNTDRLILLCKIAEGECSVSELENMLDIKQPTLSQQLTVLREEGLVKTRREGKFIYYSISSSESLAIMNTLQEQFCSTNKKPACSPSS; this is encoded by the coding sequence ATGGAAAAAATCGATTTTGAGTTAATGTATGAAGCTGCAGGGAGAGCTACGCAACTGTTAAAAGTCTTGTCCAACACAGATCGGCTCATTTTGTTATGTAAAATTGCTGAAGGTGAATGTAGCGTGAGCGAATTAGAAAATATGCTGGATATTAAACAGCCTACTCTTTCGCAACAGTTAACTGTGCTACGTGAAGAGGGGTTAGTGAAAACTCGTCGTGAGGGTAAATTCATTTACTACTCAATCTCCAGTAGTGAGTCGCTTGCTATAATGAATACACTTCAAGAACAGTTTTGCTCTACCAATAAAAAACCAGCTTGCTCACCTTCTAGCTAA